The following proteins are co-located in the Heptranchias perlo isolate sHepPer1 chromosome 30, sHepPer1.hap1, whole genome shotgun sequence genome:
- the LOC137300060 gene encoding transcription factor SPT20 homolog — MIKIRQKLQQRNRQKLQQCNSQNLHQLNSQKPQQRHPQEPQQRHPQEPQQRHPQEPQQRHPQEPQQRHPQEPQQLHPQEPQQPNPQEPQQPNPQEPQQLNSQKLQQRHPQEPQQCHPQKLQQCHPQEPQQVNPQEPQQRHPQEPQQRHPQEPQQLHPQKLQQRHPQMLPQRHPQMLPQRHPQMLPQRHPQMLPQRHPQMLPQRHPQMLPQRHPQMLPQRHPQMLPQRHPQMLPQRHPQELQQRNPQKLQQRHPPELQQRHLQKLQQRHQQMLQQRHPQELQQPNPQKLQQRHP; from the coding sequence ATGATAAAAATAAGGCAGAAATTACAACAACGCAACAGGCAGAAATTGCAGCAGTGCAACTCACAGAACCTGCATCAACTCAACTCCCAGAAACCGCAGCAACGCCACCCGCAGGAGCCGCAGCAACGCCACCCGCAGGAGCCGCAGCAACGCCACCCGCAGGAGCCGCAGCAACGCCACCCGCAGGAGCCGCAGCAACGCCACCCGCAGGAGCCGCAGCAACTCCACCCGCAGGAGCCGCAGCAACCCAACCCGCAGGAGCCGCAGCAACCCAACCCGCAGGAGCCGCAGCAACTCAACTCCCAGAAACTGCAGCAACGCCACCCGCAGGAGCCGCAGCAATGCCACCCACAAAAGCTGCAGCAATGCCACCCGCAGGAGCCGCAACAAGTCAACCCGCAGGAGCCGCAGCAACGCCACCCGCAGGAGCCGCAGCAACGCCACCCGCAGGAGCCGCAGCAACTCCACCCGCAGAAATTGCAGCAACGCCACCCGCAGATGCTGCCGCAACGCCACCCGCAGATGCTGCCGCAACGCCACCCGCAGATGCTGCCGCAACGCCACCCGCAGATGCTGCCGCAACGCCACCCGCAGATGCTGCCGCAACGCCACCCGCAGATGCTGCCGCAACGCCACCCGCAGATGCTGCCGCAACGCCACCCGCAGATGCTGCCGCAACGCCACCCGCAGATGCTGCCGCAACGCCACCCGCAGGAGCTGCAGCAACGCAACCCACAGAAATTGCAGCAACGCCACCCGCCGGAGCTGCAGCAACGCCACCTGCAGAAATTGCAGCAACGCCACCAGCAGATGCTGCAGCAACGCCACCCGCAGGAGCTGCAGCAACCCAACCCACAGAAATTGCAGCAACGCCACCCGTAG